Proteins found in one Vallitalea guaymasensis genomic segment:
- a CDS encoding ImmA/IrrE family metallo-endopeptidase, whose protein sequence is MTNYIVRDVNKLIMKYKTRDPFEIADDLNITVEYHDLGNLKWFYFYQSRFRYIVINENIEDRLKPIICAHELGHNRLHQNFAKSKALQEFSFFDMSSKPEKEANLFMAELLVTDDSMMELIKLGYCYEFIANKIGVPKASCGF, encoded by the coding sequence ATGACTAATTATATTGTGAGAGATGTTAATAAATTGATAATGAAATACAAAACAAGAGATCCTTTTGAAATAGCTGATGATTTGAATATTACTGTAGAGTATCATGATTTAGGAAATCTTAAATGGTTTTATTTTTATCAGTCTAGATTTAGATATATTGTGATAAATGAAAATATTGAGGATAGGTTAAAACCTATTATTTGTGCTCATGAATTAGGGCATAATAGACTGCATCAGAATTTTGCTAAGTCAAAAGCTTTACAAGAGTTTTCTTTTTTTGATATGTCATCTAAACCAGAAAAAGAAGCCAATTTATTTATGGCTGAACTTCTTGTTACAGATGATAGTATGATGGAACTTATTAAACTGGGATATTGTTATGAATTTATTGCTAATAAAATTGGGGTTCCTAAAGCAAGTTGTGGATTTTAA
- a CDS encoding helix-turn-helix domain-containing protein, with protein MSFGNKVRNLRTKNKLTQSDLASKLGVSTRTIYNYEKGNLFPKDIKVIKGLAEIFNVTTDYIMDEIDVNVMSEEESTFINSTKDNSGYKRKKEAEQLIEKTAAIFAGGTLSEEDQDKFFESITILYFDAKRKTRVKYVRQSSR; from the coding sequence ATGAGTTTTGGCAATAAAGTCAGAAACCTAAGAACAAAGAATAAATTAACACAATCAGATTTGGCTTCGAAACTTGGAGTCTCTACAAGAACGATATATAATTATGAAAAAGGTAATCTGTTTCCTAAAGATATTAAAGTTATTAAGGGATTAGCCGAAATATTTAATGTAACCACTGATTATATAATGGATGAAATTGATGTAAATGTTATGTCTGAAGAAGAAAGTACTTTCATTAATTCTACTAAAGACAATTCTGGATACAAAAGAAAAAAAGAAGCTGAACAGCTTATTGAAAAAACTGCTGCTATTTTTGCAGGTGGTACATTATCTGAAGAAGATCAGGATAAGTTTTTTGAGTCTATAACCATATTATATTTTGATGCTAAAAGAAAAACAAGGGTAAAGTACGTTAGACAAAGTAGTAGATGA
- a CDS encoding DUF1492 domain-containing protein: MKHIYHQNHTNILELGNKDKTNPNVYHNTKLLLSLYENVLWRINNDIQLIKEECEYEVHKDLDNFIDSLVDVELYVSRSRLDNRLRSIEDSKSLVNLINKAMKMVKSYPNIGERYYSILYKTYITQYKSTTDEMIDYLAISRSTYFREKKKAVNLLGTILWGYLIPQIAEELKKVGFITY; encoded by the coding sequence ATGAAGCATATATATCATCAAAATCATACTAATATACTAGAGTTAGGTAATAAAGATAAGACAAATCCAAATGTATATCATAATACTAAACTTCTTCTCTCTCTTTATGAAAATGTATTATGGAGAATTAATAATGATATCCAGTTGATAAAAGAGGAATGTGAATATGAAGTTCATAAAGATTTAGATAATTTTATAGATAGTTTAGTTGATGTAGAATTATATGTTTCAAGGTCAAGGTTAGATAATAGATTAAGAAGTATAGAAGACAGTAAGAGTCTTGTGAATTTAATTAACAAAGCTATGAAAATGGTAAAATCTTACCCTAATATTGGTGAGAGATATTATAGTATTTTATATAAAACCTATATTACACAATATAAAAGTACTACAGATGAAATGATAGATTATTTAGCAATATCTAGGTCTACATATTTTCGTGAAAAAAAGAAAGCAGTAAATTTACTTGGAACAATATTATGGGGTTATTTAATACCTCAAATAGCTGAAGAATTAAAAAAAGTGGGATTTATTACATATTAA
- a CDS encoding ATP-dependent DNA helicase produces MDIEKDNYGFIEIRDDLINKKIIKKGSKIRFKIDNIILSEFYTGKSYSYNVINVETNESKHLYHSKKQLSEEKYEDVKEKLLSLSIIKEQDNIAIDNSVKNTERDKELIKYIFNIILPKYGFTIRESQIDLSLTMYDAIKNNRIALCEAEVGTGKTFSYLIAAIISRFSGYVTNVLPIVISTSSITLQKAIKEDYIPLISRILKTEGILYRDLSAVIRKGKSHYICDKRLKDCVDSIPYKKDKNEFKILSKLLDVGVDGIDLDRYDEINKYVKSRINVTDKCNNRCPQYQYCRYNRFLKHAKSFNYDIQICNHNYFFADIKKRSDNKSEIIPDYSIVIIDECHKIINAARQIYGMKIEKAKIDRLINSIFKIRFNKGKDYIVKEYAKKLKSRVEWLYSSLLGTIINDEGKETERYRIIIKTSTEKLIRRIIYNINSLIYNLDNNEFKYKDASTRYTINLLLETKEKLHILINNKHITYWMELENIDKNKASICWVPKELNKIIYSHLWMNRIPIILTSGTISERGSFTYFKHKTGIDLVGMPNSQRRAKLQEVSKSSPFNYNENTIMYINDRLPFPNSRDIKYINSITSEIARIIKATHGHAMVLFTSYRTMELVYNRITKLVKKYSMIKMGKGYNNCLNRFKTSKNGVLFAAGAAWEGIDISGDILSSIIIVKLPFAVPDPLSKYEQTCYKDFNEYKDKVILPEMIIKLKQGVGRLIRSETDTGVISILDSRMNVKKDYYSRVINALPKCKVTNDIEDVKKFIQDNKSIEYFK; encoded by the coding sequence ATGGATATTGAAAAAGATAACTACGGATTTATAGAAATAAGAGATGATTTAATTAATAAGAAAATAATTAAAAAAGGTTCAAAGATAAGATTTAAGATTGATAACATTATACTATCTGAATTTTATACAGGTAAATCCTATAGTTATAATGTAATTAATGTAGAAACTAATGAATCTAAGCATTTATATCATAGTAAAAAACAACTTAGTGAAGAAAAATATGAAGATGTAAAAGAAAAATTACTATCACTATCTATAATAAAAGAGCAAGACAATATTGCAATAGATAATAGTGTTAAAAATACTGAAAGAGATAAAGAGTTGATTAAATATATTTTTAATATTATTTTACCTAAGTATGGTTTTACAATAAGAGAAAGCCAGATAGATTTATCATTAACTATGTATGATGCTATAAAAAACAATAGGATTGCTTTATGTGAAGCAGAAGTTGGAACTGGCAAAACTTTTTCATATTTGATAGCAGCTATAATAAGTAGATTTTCTGGTTATGTAACCAATGTATTACCTATAGTTATATCAACATCAAGTATTACACTGCAAAAGGCAATAAAAGAAGATTATATACCGCTTATTTCTAGAATTCTTAAAACAGAGGGAATATTATATAGAGATTTATCAGCTGTTATTAGAAAAGGGAAAAGTCATTATATATGTGATAAGAGGTTAAAAGATTGTGTAGATTCAATTCCTTATAAAAAGGATAAAAATGAATTTAAAATATTGAGCAAATTATTAGATGTTGGAGTTGATGGTATTGATCTTGATAGATATGATGAAATAAATAAATACGTTAAAAGTAGGATAAATGTAACAGATAAATGCAATAACAGATGTCCTCAATATCAATATTGTAGATATAATAGATTTTTAAAACATGCAAAATCATTCAATTATGATATCCAGATATGTAATCATAATTATTTTTTTGCGGATATAAAAAAACGGAGTGATAATAAATCTGAAATAATTCCAGATTATTCAATAGTAATTATAGATGAATGTCATAAAATAATTAATGCAGCTAGACAGATATATGGGATGAAAATAGAAAAAGCAAAAATTGATAGGTTAATTAATTCAATATTTAAGATCAGATTCAATAAGGGAAAAGATTATATAGTTAAAGAATATGCAAAAAAATTAAAGAGCAGAGTTGAATGGTTATATAGTTCTCTATTAGGAACTATCATAAATGATGAGGGAAAAGAAACAGAAAGATACAGGATTATAATTAAGACAAGTACAGAAAAATTAATAAGAAGAATCATTTATAACATTAACAGCCTTATCTACAATCTTGATAATAATGAATTCAAATATAAAGATGCATCAACTAGATATACAATTAATTTATTGCTAGAAACAAAAGAAAAGCTACATATATTAATTAACAATAAACATATAACATATTGGATGGAGTTAGAAAACATAGATAAAAATAAAGCAAGTATATGTTGGGTGCCAAAAGAACTTAATAAAATTATATATAGTCATTTATGGATGAATAGAATACCTATTATATTGACATCTGGAACAATATCAGAAAGAGGTTCATTTACATATTTTAAGCATAAAACAGGTATTGATTTAGTTGGTATGCCAAATAGTCAAAGGAGAGCAAAGTTACAGGAAGTAAGCAAAAGCTCTCCTTTTAATTATAATGAAAACACCATAATGTATATCAATGATAGATTACCATTTCCTAATTCAAGAGATATAAAATATATTAATTCAATAACTAGTGAGATAGCAAGGATTATAAAAGCAACTCATGGTCATGCAATGGTTTTATTCACTTCATATAGAACAATGGAATTAGTCTACAATAGAATAACAAAATTAGTGAAGAAGTACTCAATGATCAAAATGGGAAAGGGATATAATAATTGTTTGAATAGATTTAAAACAAGTAAAAATGGAGTTTTATTCGCAGCAGGTGCAGCATGGGAAGGAATTGATATAAGTGGTGATATTTTATCGTCGATTATAATAGTTAAACTTCCATTTGCTGTACCTGATCCTTTATCAAAATATGAACAAACATGTTATAAGGATTTTAATGAATATAAAGATAAGGTTATATTACCTGAAATGATTATCAAGTTAAAACAAGGTGTTGGCAGACTTATAAGAAGTGAAACAGATACAGGTGTTATATCAATATTAGACAGTAGAATGAACGTTAAAAAGGATTATTATAGTAGAGTAATAAATGCATTACCTAAATGTAAAGTTACTAATGATATAGAAGATGTGAAAAAATTTATACAAGATAATAAAAGTATTGAGTATTTTAAATGA
- a CDS encoding DUF6678 family protein, whose translation MMGEKMEYINDQNQKYKNKVIEEINRRQMISYMNDTKWTELRKGIGELLFPPPYEMKYVLEESQDIRFNSDVWYWGDWSEETMRPYYAIEWVKSQTEIY comes from the coding sequence ATGATGGGAGAAAAAATGGAGTATATCAATGACCAAAACCAAAAATACAAGAATAAAGTAATAGAAGAAATAAATAGAAGGCAAATGATTTCTTATATGAATGATACTAAATGGACTGAATTACGGAAAGGTATTGGAGAATTATTATTTCCACCGCCATATGAGATGAAATATGTTCTAGAGGAATCACAAGATATTAGATTTAATAGTGATGTATGGTATTGGGGTGACTGGAGTGAAGAGACAATGAGACCATATTACGCTATTGAATGGGTAAAAAGTCAGACCGAGATATATTAA
- a CDS encoding NADAR family protein, protein MEQTYSLNNPMPPLWLMYPHISRYSIGWRMGYGEDYAYNFYQWYTSLSDIEQNKYENMFPEPKGWLGWYNDTHEDVYDNNILLWDKDCKLKYNLQRIQKDFSKGKKLKYIFFWGHQPSTDGKIIKSCMSQWWKSSFAIETDTYCCMEQYMMAEKARLFNDHEILDKILNNKSPKQIKELGRQVRGFDNTKWEKYSASIILNGNLAKFLQDENLKQFLMKTKDKILVEASPYDKIWGIGLSADHDNANNPVLWKGQNLLGFALMEVRDELIRICKNENIIDYEKLHKQFD, encoded by the coding sequence ATGGAACAAACATATAGTTTAAACAACCCTATGCCACCACTATGGCTTATGTATCCACATATAAGCAGATACAGTATAGGATGGCGTATGGGATATGGTGAAGATTATGCTTATAACTTTTATCAGTGGTATACAAGTTTAAGTGATATTGAACAAAATAAGTATGAAAATATGTTTCCAGAACCAAAGGGATGGCTTGGTTGGTACAATGATACACATGAAGATGTTTATGATAACAACATACTTTTATGGGATAAGGATTGTAAATTAAAATATAATCTTCAGCGAATACAGAAAGATTTTAGCAAAGGTAAAAAGCTTAAATATATCTTTTTCTGGGGGCATCAGCCTTCTACAGATGGAAAAATTATAAAGAGTTGCATGAGCCAATGGTGGAAAAGTTCATTTGCGATTGAAACAGATACATATTGTTGTATGGAGCAATATATGATGGCAGAAAAGGCTAGATTATTTAACGACCATGAAATATTAGATAAGATATTAAACAACAAAAGTCCTAAGCAAATAAAAGAACTTGGAAGACAAGTAAGGGGATTTGATAATACCAAATGGGAAAAATACAGTGCAAGTATTATATTAAATGGTAACTTAGCAAAGTTTCTACAAGATGAAAATCTAAAACAATTCTTAATGAAAACAAAGGATAAGATTCTTGTAGAAGCAAGTCCATATGATAAGATATGGGGAATAGGTCTATCCGCAGACCATGATAATGCAAATAATCCTGTGTTATGGAAGGGACAAAATTTATTAGGTTTTGCCTTAATGGAAGTAAGGGATGAACTTATTAGGATATGTAAGAATGAGAATATAATAGATTATGAAAAATTGCATAAGCAATTTGACTAG
- a CDS encoding helix-turn-helix transcriptional regulator gives MKIKETDKALLNLEEFCKYLGIGKTKARELLKNPMCTYVIRIGNRLYANKRKLDKWIDINSGNFK, from the coding sequence ATGAAGATAAAAGAAACTGACAAAGCATTGTTAAATTTAGAAGAATTCTGTAAATATTTAGGAATAGGTAAAACCAAGGCGAGAGAATTATTAAAAAATCCTATGTGTACCTATGTAATACGGATTGGAAATAGACTGTATGCAAATAAAAGAAAATTGGACAAATGGATTGATATAAATTCTGGTAATTTTAAATGA
- a CDS encoding tyrosine-type recombinase/integrase: MGKDINGKELGTGISQRKDGRYVGRFTNRFGRRPEVKSRSLKELKVLLNAAIYEDLNKLNHADDKMTLDEWFEKWMKNYKNQTICANTKSHYISIYEKHISSPLGKKKMLNITQLKILEILNNLDSKGYQYETRNKVRILLQDMFDKAMINEIVSKNPAKGIKMKTKEKAEPKVLTPEEQASFFECSKGSFYDNLFTVAISTGLRPGEACGLTLDDIDFDEMLIDVNKTLVYQKFEGDKKKMFHFDPPKTKSSKRQVPMNQKCALALKKQIMQRNVIMARRTTKSVKGFEKLLFTTKFGTPLNAQVYGQAVRKIIDEINLLRDELEQMDYFSPHCFRHSFATRCFEAGIKPKTVQKYLGHATLQMTMDLYTHVLVEHSQEEMIKLEKVLDDTMDVSESMIDDQYKKFTEKEEQNNCVYLFKAN; this comes from the coding sequence ATGGGTAAAGATATAAATGGTAAAGAACTAGGGACTGGTATCAGCCAAAGAAAAGACGGTAGATATGTTGGACGTTTTACCAATCGTTTTGGTAGAAGACCAGAGGTGAAAAGCAGAAGTTTAAAAGAACTTAAGGTTCTTCTTAATGCTGCTATATATGAAGACTTAAATAAATTGAATCATGCTGATGATAAGATGACTTTGGATGAATGGTTTGAGAAGTGGATGAAGAACTATAAAAATCAAACCATTTGTGCTAACACTAAAAGTCACTACATATCAATTTATGAAAAGCATATTTCATCACCCTTAGGAAAAAAGAAAATGCTTAATATTACACAACTTAAGATATTAGAGATTTTGAATAATTTAGATTCTAAAGGATACCAGTATGAGACACGTAATAAGGTAAGAATTCTATTACAGGATATGTTTGATAAAGCTATGATTAATGAAATTGTTTCAAAAAATCCAGCAAAAGGTATCAAAATGAAAACCAAGGAAAAGGCAGAACCAAAAGTATTGACTCCTGAAGAACAGGCAAGTTTTTTTGAATGCAGTAAGGGATCATTTTATGACAATCTATTTACGGTAGCGATATCCACTGGATTAAGACCTGGTGAAGCTTGTGGTCTGACACTTGATGACATTGACTTTGATGAGATGCTCATTGATGTTAATAAGACATTGGTTTATCAGAAATTTGAAGGAGATAAAAAGAAGATGTTTCACTTTGATCCTCCCAAAACCAAGTCTAGTAAAAGGCAAGTTCCAATGAATCAAAAGTGTGCTCTTGCTTTAAAGAAACAAATTATGCAAAGAAATGTGATTATGGCAAGACGAACAACAAAGTCGGTAAAAGGTTTTGAAAAACTATTATTTACAACAAAGTTTGGTACACCTCTTAATGCACAGGTTTATGGTCAAGCTGTTCGAAAGATTATTGACGAGATTAATTTGCTACGTGATGAACTTGAACAAATGGATTACTTTTCACCTCACTGCTTTAGACATTCTTTTGCAACAAGGTGCTTTGAAGCAGGGATTAAACCTAAAACAGTTCAGAAATATCTTGGACATGCAACACTACAAATGACGATGGATTTATATACTCATGTGTTAGTAGAGCATTCTCAAGAAGAGATGATAAAACTTGAAAAAGTTCTAGATGATACAATGGATGTCTCCGAATCTATGATTGATGATCAGTACAAAAAATTCACTGAGAAAGAAGAGCAAAACAACTGTGTTTATCTGTTTAAGGCAAATTAG
- a CDS encoding alanine--tRNA ligase has product MTANELRKLYVSYYKERGHQLAAAASLVPENDASVLYTTAGMQPLVPYLLGKEHPLGKRLVNVQRCVRTGDIEEVGDDYHLTVFEMLGNWSLGDYFKKEAITMSFEFLTEKLNIPVSSLAVTVYKGNDKVPYDAEATQTWLELGLSKEQIFRYGDDENWWGPAGETGPCGPDSEMFYVNDLPDCSEKCGPACSCGKYVELGNNVFMTYNKDKDGNLTELKQKNVDVGLGFERLLILANNLQNVYETDLFVPLINKLEEISEVSYDKSNEKTYRIICEHTRAAVFILADPKNIVPSNSEQGYILRRLIRRTIRMIHKLGVKKNIFPELAQEVIEIYGEAYPEVKLFRKTIIEELKKEYDKFNKTLQSGLKMANKYFGKLQAGECLNGQQAFKLYDTYGFPIEFTLELAGEKEIIVDVEGFKAKFEEHQEKSRSGAAGKFKGGLAEHNRNSVRLHTATHLLNNALRQVLGDSVFQRGSHINSERLRFDFSFHRKLSEEEISQVESIVNKAIKESLDVYCMEMNVEDAKESGAIGIFESKYGDVVKVYAIPGYSLEICGGLHVSNTAELGYFKIIKEQSSSSGVRRIKAIVDLD; this is encoded by the coding sequence ATGACAGCAAATGAATTAAGAAAACTTTATGTATCATACTACAAAGAAAGGGGACATCAGTTAGCCGCAGCTGCATCTTTAGTACCTGAAAATGATGCAAGTGTATTATATACCACAGCTGGCATGCAACCACTTGTTCCTTATCTTTTAGGAAAAGAGCATCCATTAGGGAAACGTCTTGTGAATGTACAAAGATGTGTAAGAACAGGAGACATAGAGGAGGTAGGTGATGATTATCACTTAACTGTCTTTGAAATGCTAGGAAACTGGTCTTTAGGTGATTATTTTAAAAAAGAGGCAATTACTATGAGTTTTGAATTTCTTACAGAGAAACTTAATATACCTGTTTCTAGCCTTGCAGTAACTGTTTACAAAGGAAATGATAAAGTGCCATATGATGCTGAAGCTACTCAGACATGGTTAGAGCTAGGATTAAGTAAAGAACAGATTTTTCGTTATGGAGATGATGAAAACTGGTGGGGACCGGCTGGAGAGACAGGTCCATGTGGTCCTGATTCAGAAATGTTCTATGTAAATGATTTACCTGATTGTAGTGAGAAGTGTGGACCAGCCTGTAGTTGTGGAAAGTATGTTGAATTGGGGAATAATGTTTTTATGACATATAACAAAGATAAAGATGGTAATCTTACTGAACTAAAACAAAAGAACGTTGATGTGGGTTTAGGATTTGAAAGATTATTAATTCTTGCAAATAATCTACAAAATGTATATGAAACAGATTTATTTGTTCCATTAATCAATAAATTGGAAGAAATAAGTGAGGTATCATATGACAAAAGCAATGAAAAGACTTATAGAATCATATGTGAACATACTAGGGCTGCTGTATTTATTCTTGCTGATCCAAAGAATATTGTTCCATCAAATTCAGAACAAGGATATATACTTAGACGACTTATTCGACGTACTATTCGTATGATTCATAAGTTAGGTGTTAAAAAGAATATATTTCCTGAATTAGCGCAAGAAGTTATTGAAATATATGGAGAAGCATATCCTGAGGTTAAGTTATTCAGAAAAACTATCATTGAAGAATTGAAAAAGGAATATGATAAATTCAATAAAACTCTTCAAAGTGGATTGAAAATGGCAAATAAATATTTTGGGAAATTACAAGCTGGTGAATGTTTGAACGGTCAACAAGCTTTTAAATTATACGATACCTATGGTTTTCCTATTGAATTCACATTAGAACTAGCAGGGGAAAAAGAAATCATTGTTGACGTAGAGGGGTTTAAAGCAAAGTTTGAAGAGCACCAGGAGAAATCCAGAAGTGGAGCTGCTGGGAAATTCAAAGGAGGGTTGGCAGAGCATAATCGTAATAGTGTTAGGCTACACACCGCAACGCATTTACTCAATAATGCGCTTCGTCAAGTTCTAGGAGATTCGGTTTTTCAAAGAGGAAGCCACATCAATTCTGAACGACTAAGATTTGATTTTTCTTTTCATAGAAAGTTATCTGAAGAAGAGATAAGTCAGGTAGAAAGCATTGTTAATAAGGCAATCAAGGAGAGTCTTGATGTTTATTGTATGGAAATGAATGTAGAAGATGCTAAAGAAAGTGGAGCAATAGGAATCTTTGAATCAAAATATGGTGACGTTGTTAAAGTTTATGCTATTCCAGGATATTCATTAGAAATATGTGGTGGACTACATGTTTCTAATACAGCTGAACTTGGGTATTTTAAAATAATTAAAGAGCAAAGTTCTTCTTCAGGTGTAAGAAGAATAAAAGCTATTGTTGATTTGGATTAA
- a CDS encoding sugar phosphate isomerase/epimerase family protein yields the protein MNLGIIADPTEESFIMAKNKGLDFIELCININVDVDEFISNVDQIIQWINAYNVKIGSIGRWGSNRIDEKGNICQDELEKEYKLIEACKKLGCGVYVCGCNEQESLSYLENCQAAINFFEKLLAYGKELGIKIATYNCRWNNFVYSEKAWNIIHGQLDELGIKYDPSHSYYDDNDNYLSEIAKWGNRFYHFHIKGALKVDGKRYDDPPAGMDQLDWNSIMAILYKMGYDGNLSIEPHSATWKGKLGDKGVDYTIKYMSNLVL from the coding sequence ATGAACTTAGGAATTATTGCAGATCCTACAGAAGAAAGTTTTATAATGGCTAAAAACAAGGGACTTGATTTCATTGAATTATGTATTAATATTAATGTTGATGTAGATGAATTTATAAGTAACGTAGATCAAATCATTCAATGGATTAATGCCTATAATGTTAAGATTGGTTCAATTGGACGTTGGGGCTCTAATCGCATTGATGAAAAGGGTAATATATGTCAAGATGAACTAGAAAAAGAATATAAACTTATTGAGGCTTGTAAAAAATTAGGCTGTGGAGTATATGTATGTGGATGCAATGAACAGGAAAGTTTAAGTTATCTAGAGAATTGTCAAGCAGCCATTAATTTCTTTGAGAAACTTTTAGCTTATGGTAAAGAGCTTGGAATTAAGATAGCTACATACAATTGTCGTTGGAATAATTTTGTTTATAGTGAAAAGGCTTGGAATATAATACATGGACAGCTAGATGAATTAGGAATCAAATATGATCCTTCCCATAGCTATTATGATGATAATGACAATTATTTAAGTGAAATCGCAAAATGGGGTAATCGTTTTTATCATTTCCATATAAAAGGAGCTCTAAAAGTTGATGGCAAGCGTTACGACGACCCACCAGCTGGAATGGACCAACTGGATTGGAACTCCATCATGGCAATCCTGTACAAAATGGGTTATGATGGTAATCTAAGTATTGAACCTCATTCAGCTACTTGGAAAGGCAAATTAGGAGATAAAGGAGTAGATTATACTATTAAATACATGAGTAATCTTGTTCTTTAA
- a CDS encoding AraC family transcriptional regulator — translation MGAFRQEHIVDKDFPFLLFSHEDNITFPPHWHDEIELIYMLDGECEVWLNNTLYKLNKGNLLIIGSREIHHFSNNKKSRKIFIQFNLSLVSNIYNDLNKLKFINPVFESDKISDKHYKMELERQILDLKQEFIQKKSAYKLNLMAGLYRIIAVLLRFTPIEYYSKGEKTKQNQRINLLSRIYKYVEYHYNENISIDQIAKVANFSTYHFTRFFKKSTGITFLSYLHLYRVEKSKNLLESSSKKIIEIAMLSGFDNIKTYNRVFKDYTGMTPSEYRKNIEQIQDSNI, via the coding sequence ATGGGAGCATTTCGTCAAGAACATATTGTGGACAAAGATTTTCCTTTCTTATTATTTTCTCATGAAGATAATATTACATTTCCTCCCCATTGGCACGATGAAATTGAACTTATATATATGTTGGATGGTGAATGTGAAGTATGGTTGAATAATACATTATATAAATTGAATAAAGGTAATCTATTAATTATTGGAAGCAGAGAAATACATCACTTCTCAAATAATAAAAAGAGCAGGAAGATATTTATTCAATTCAATCTAAGTTTGGTAAGTAACATATATAATGATTTGAATAAGCTCAAGTTCATTAATCCTGTATTTGAAAGTGATAAGATATCAGATAAACATTATAAGATGGAATTAGAACGACAGATTCTAGATCTGAAACAAGAATTCATTCAAAAGAAATCTGCCTATAAATTGAATCTTATGGCTGGGCTTTATAGAATAATAGCAGTACTGCTAAGATTTACTCCTATAGAGTATTATTCAAAAGGTGAAAAAACCAAGCAGAATCAACGTATCAATTTATTGAGCAGAATATATAAGTATGTAGAATATCATTATAATGAGAATATATCCATTGACCAAATAGCTAAGGTGGCTAATTTTAGTACATATCATTTTACTAGATTTTTTAAAAAGAGTACAGGTATTACTTTCCTAAGTTACCTTCACTTATACAGGGTGGAGAAATCAAAGAACCTTTTAGAATCTTCATCCAAAAAAATAATTGAAATAGCTATGTTAAGCGGTTTTGATAACATTAAGACCTATAATAGAGTTTTCAAAGATTATACAGGGATGACACCGTCGGAATATAGAAAGAATATAGAGCAAATTCAAGATAGCAATATTTGA
- a CDS encoding ThuA domain-containing protein, which translates to MKKALIIYGGWEGHDPDGVAKVFENTLTDCNFEVEVFNTLDILLDTERLKTYHIIIPIWTMGTITDKQMKSISQAVAHGVGLAGCHGGMCDAFRDNVDWQFMTGGNWVSHPGGDLVEYEVNIKNSSSKIVEDIQDFRVKSEQYYLHVDPAIEVLATTRFPIADGLHSLNGYVDMPVVWTKRWGKGRVFYNSLGHQSDIFNIPEAIELMKRGFMWVAEGKDKCINEYKDCGV; encoded by the coding sequence GTGAAAAAAGCATTAATTATTTATGGAGGCTGGGAAGGTCATGACCCAGATGGTGTTGCTAAGGTATTTGAGAATACTTTGACTGACTGTAATTTTGAAGTAGAGGTTTTTAATACATTAGATATTCTCCTAGATACTGAAAGATTGAAGACATATCATATAATAATTCCTATATGGACAATGGGTACAATTACTGATAAACAAATGAAATCCATATCCCAAGCAGTTGCCCATGGAGTTGGACTTGCAGGTTGTCATGGGGGAATGTGTGATGCATTTAGAGACAATGTTGATTGGCAGTTCATGACAGGTGGAAATTGGGTATCTCATCCAGGCGGTGATCTAGTTGAATATGAAGTCAATATCAAGAATAGTTCTAGTAAAATAGTCGAAGATATTCAGGATTTCCGTGTTAAGAGTGAACAATACTATCTTCATGTAGATCCTGCTATTGAAGTATTAGCCACTACTCGTTTCCCTATTGCTGATGGTCTGCATTCCTTGAATGGATATGTTGATATGCCTGTCGTATGGACAAAAAGATGGGGAAAGGGCAGAGTGTTTTACAATTCATTAGGTCATCAATCAGATATTTTTAATATCCCAGAAGCAATTGAGTTGATGAAAAGAGGTTTCATGTGGGTAGCTGAAGGTAAGGATAAATGTATAAATGAATATAAGGATTGTGGGGTATAG